A section of the Mangifera indica cultivar Alphonso chromosome 12, CATAS_Mindica_2.1, whole genome shotgun sequence genome encodes:
- the LOC123192226 gene encoding ABC transporter B family member 9-like → MRENGEASNGESKGNGNYGNKKKGSEEITTSSTQKVAFYKLFAFADRKDVVLMVVGTICAIANGLSQPLMTLIFGQLINSFGTAVPSRVVHEVSKMAVKFLYLAVGTGIASLLQVSCWMVTGERQAARIRGLYLKTILRQDIAFFDTETSTGEVIGRMSGDTILIQDAMGEKVGKFIQLMSAFFGGFVIAFIKGWLLALVLLSCIPAVVIVGGIMSMMMTKMSSRGQIAYADAGNVVEQTVGAIRTVASFTGEKRAIEKYNSKLQVAYAAAAAQGLASGIGLGSLTLIVFGTYGLAVWYGSKLIIEKGYNGGMVINVIMAIMTGGMSLGQTSPSVNAFAAGQAAAYKMFETIKRKPSIDAYDTRGITLENIEGDIELKDVYFRYPARPEVQIFAGFSLFVPSGTTAALVGQSGSGKSTVISLLERFYDPEAGEVLIDGIDLKKLQLRWIREKIGLVSQEPILFATSIKENIAYGKENASNQDIRTAIELANAAKFIDKLPQGLDTMVGEHGTQLSGGQKQRIAIARAILKNPRILLLDEATSALDAESERIVQDALDKVMTNRTTVVVAHRLTTIRNADMIAVVHQGKIVEKGTHEELIQHPDGAYSQLVSLQEGAKEGEEARITDADKLDTSFDIIDKAVSRSGSHRVSMRRSVSRGSSSSRHSFGFSYGVPGPVDVYETNEDVEDRNERSAKANDKRQKVSIRRLAYLNKPEIPVLLIGSLGAVVHGVLFPVFGLLLSSSIEMFYEPPHELRKHSRFWALLYLSLGAITLIALPIQSYFFGVAGGKLIQRIRALTFEKVVHQQISWFDDPANSSGAIGARLSTDASQVRSIVGDTLALMVQNIATITAGLIIAFTANWILAFIILAVSPFLLIQGYLQTKFMKGFSADAKLMYEEASQVANDAVGSIRTVASFCAEKKVMDLYQKKCDAPMKQGVRLGLVSGGGFGFSFFALYCTNAFCFYVGSILVREDLATFGEVFKVFFALTISALGVSQSSALAPDTAKAKDSAASIYEILDSKTEIDSSSNEGMTPSSIHGDIEFEHVSFKYPTRPDVQIFRDLFLSIPSGKTVALVGESGSGKSTVISLIERFYDPDSGHIFLDNVDIKKLKISWLRQQMGLVSQEPILFNETIRMNIAYGKHGEASEEEIIAATKAANAHNFIAALPNGYDTNVGERGVQLSGGQKQRIAIARAILKNPKILLLDEATSALDAESERVVQDALDSVMVNRTTVVVAHRLTTIKNADIIAVVKNGVIAEKGRHETLMKITDGAYASLVALHMTAA, encoded by the exons AGGTGTCATGTTGGATGGTAACTGGAGAAAGACAGGCTGCTAGAATTCGAGGGTTGTACTTGAAAACAATATTGAGGCAAGACATTGCGTTCTTTGACACTGAAACATCAACTGGAGAAGTCATTGGGAGAATGTCTGGAGATACAATCCTGATTCAAGATGCCATGGGAGAAAAG GTGGGGAAGTTCATACAACTTATGTCAGCATTTTTCGGAGGCTTTGTAATTGCTTTTATAAAAGGATGGCTTCTAGCTCTAGTTTTGCTTTCATGCATTCCTGCTGTAGTAATTGTTGGTGGAATCATGTCTATGATGATGACAAAAATGTCAAGCCGAGGACAAATTGCTTATGCAGATGCAGGAAATGTTGTAGAGCAGACTGTTGGAGCCATTAGAACA GTTGCATCCTTCACTGGGGAGAAGCGAGCTATAGAAAAGTATAATAGCAAGCTCCAAGTTGCGtatgctgctgctgctgctcaAGGACTGGCCTCAGGCATTGGACTTGGTTCACTCACCCTCATTGTCTTTGGCACTTATGGACTTGCTGTTTGGTATGGATCCAAATTGATCATTGAGAAAGGATATAACGGAGGAATGGTCATCAATGTTATAATGGCTATCATGACTGGAGGAAT GTCATTGGGTCAAACATCTCCCAGTGTGAATGCTTTTGCAGCAGGACAGGCTGCTGCATACAAGATGTTCGAAACAATAAAGCGCAAACCAAGCATCGATGCATATGACACCAGAGGGATAACACTGGAAAACATCGAGGGTGATATTGAACTGAAAGATGTTTATTTTAGATACCCTGCTAGACCAGAAGTGCAGATTTTTGCAGGGTTCTCATTGTTTGTTCCAAGTGGTACAACAGCAGCTTTAGTTGGGCAAAGTGGAAGTGGGAAATCAACAGTCATCAGCCTTCTGGAGAGATTCTATGATCCTGAAGCTGGGGAAGTACTTATAGACggtattgatttaaagaagTTGCAGCTCAGATGGATTAGGGAGAAGATTGGTTTAGTTAGTCAGGAACCTATTCTTTTTGCAACAAGTATAAAGGAGAACATAGCATATGGGAAAGAAAATGCAAGTAATCAAGATATTAGAACAGCAATAGAGCTCGCTAATGCTGCTAAATTCATTGACAAGCTGCCCCAG GGGCTTGACACAATGGTGGGTGAGCATGGAACTCAGCTATCAGGTGGACAAAAGCAAAGAATTGCGATTGCGAGGGccattttaaaaaatccaagaaTTCTTCTGCTTGATGAGGCTACAAGTGCTCTGGATGCTGAGTCTGAACGCATTGTCCAAGATGCATTGGATAAAGTTATGACAAATCGGACGACTGTGGTTGTTGCTCATCGCTTGACAACTATCAGGAATGCTGACATGATTGCAGTGGTGCATCAGGGAAAAATTGTGGAGAAAG GAACTCATGAGGAATTAATCCAACATCCTGATGGGGCTTACTCCCAGCTGGTTAGCCTGCAAGAAGGAGCTAAAGAAGGTGAAGAAGCCCGAATCACTGATGCAGATAAGTTAGATACAAGTTTTGACATCATAGATAAGGCCGTGTCAAGGTCTGGAAGCCATAGAGTATCTATGAGAAGATCGGTTAGTAGAGGTTCATCAAGTAGTCGACACTCCTTTGGTTTTAGCTACGGTGTTCCTGGCCCAGTTGATGTGTATGAGACCAATGAAGATGTGGAAGACAGAAATGAAAGATCTGCAAAGGCAAATGACAAGCGACAGAAAGTTTCAATCAGGAGACTGGCCTATTTGAACAAACCTGAGATTCCAGTTTTGTTGATTGGATCACTAGGCGCGGTTGTACATGGCGTACTCTTTCCAGTATTTGGTCTTTTACTCTCATCATCCATTGAGATGTTCTATGAACCGCCACATGAGCTACGTAAACATTCCAGATTTTGGGCTCTTTTGTACTTGAGTTTGGGAGCTATTACTTTAATAGCTTTACCAATACAAAGTTACTTCTTTGGAGTTGCTGGAGGTAAATTGATTCAACGAATCCGTGCATTGACATTTGAGAAAGTTGTGCACCAGCAAATCAGCTGGTTTGATGATCCTGCAAATTCAAG TGGTGCAATTGGCGCAAGGTTATCAACTGATGCTTCCCAAGTTCGGAGTATAGTTGGTGACACATTGGCCCTAATGGTCCAGAATATAGCCACAATAACAGCAGGGCTAATCATAGCCTTCACTGCAAACTGGATTTTGGCATTTATAATTTTAGCAGTATCTCCATTTTTGTTAATTCAAGGATATCTTCAAACAAAGTTTATGAAGGGCTTCAGCGCAGACGCCAAG CTGATGTATGAGGAAGCAAGTCAAGTGGCCAATGATGCTGTTGGGAGCATCAGAACTGTTGCCTCATTCTGCGCAGAAAAGAAGGTGATGGATTTGTACCAGAAGAAATGCGATGCCCCCATGAAACAGGGAGTCCGCCTAGGACTAGTAAGTGGTGGAGGTTTCggcttttctttctttgcaCTCTACTGCACAAACGCATTCTGCTTCTACGTTGGATCAATACTTGTGCGGGAGGACTTAGCAACATTCGGGGAAGTCTTTAAG GTTTTCTTTGCATTGACAATTTCAGCTCTTGGTGTCTCTCAGTCTAGTGCTTTGGCTCCAGACACAGCCAAAGCTAAGGATTCAGCAGCTTCTATATATGAAATTCTTGACAGCAAGACCGAAATTGACTCAAGCAGCAACGAGGGCATGACACCCTCAAGCATACATGGTGATATTGAATTTGAACATGTCAGTTTCAAATACCCAACAAGGCCTGATGTTCAAATTTTTCGAGATTTGTTCTTGAGCATCCCATCTGGAAAG ACTGTTGCTCTTGTTGGAGAGAGTGGCAGTGGAAAGTCCACTGTAATAAGCCTTATAGAGAGATTTTATGACCCTGATTCTGGCCATATATTCCTGGACAATGTAgacataaagaaattaaaaataagctGGTTGAGGCAACAGATGGGATTGGTGAGTCAAGAGCCAATACTCTTCAATGAAACCATCCGCATGAACATTGCCTATGGCAAACATGGAGAAGCTTCTGAAGAAGAGATCATTGCAGCAACAAAAGCTGCAAATGCCCACAACTTCATAGCTGCATTGCCAAATGGCTACGACACCAATGTAGGCGAACGAGGAGTGCAACTGTCAGGAGGCCAGAAGCAAAGGATTGCCATAGCAAGAGCCATACTCAAGAATCCTAAAATTCTCCTGCTTGATGAGGCCACGAGTGCATTGGACGCAGAATCAGAACGCGTGGTTCAAGATGCATTAGACAGTGTGATGGTGAATAGAACAACAGTAGTTGTTGCGCATCGCctcacaacaataaaaaatgcaGATATAATTGCAGTAGTGAAGAATGGTGTGATAGCAGAGAAGGGAAGGCATGAAACACTGATGAAAATCACTGATGGGGCTTACGCATCCTTAGTAGCACTGCACATGACTGCAGCATAA
- the LOC123192595 gene encoding glucan endo-1,3-beta-glucosidase-like, whose protein sequence is MANLTLPFRICFLLLCFFSASGGFSKMVNVQGIWCVANPGADISALLINLDYACGHIDCDPVRPGGSCFYPDTYIDHASFAMNLYFQSNCRNLSSCGFRETGQIVTRDPSYGNCIYGHNGCRL, encoded by the exons ATGGCCAACCTAACTCTTCCCTTTCgtatttgtttccttctcctCTGTTTTTTCTCGGCTTCAG GAGGATTCTCGAAGATGGTTAATGTccag GGAATTTGGTGTGTTGCGAATCCCGGAGCCGACATCTCCGCACTACTTATAAATCTAGACTATGCCTGCGGTCATATAGATTGTGATCCGGTACGACCAGGCGGCTCTTGTTTCTATCCAGACACGTACATAGACCATGCCTCCTTTGCCATGAATCTTTACTTTCAGAGCAATTGCAGAAATCTTTCCAGTTGTGGCTTCAGAGAGACCGGCCAGATCGTTACAAGGGACCCCA GCTATGGAAATTGCATTTATGGGCATAATGGCTGTCGTCTCTAA
- the LOC123193749 gene encoding ABC transporter B family member 9-like, whose protein sequence is MVITVIMAIMTGGMSLGQTFPSVNAFATGQAAAYKMFETMKCKPSIDAYDTRGITLENTQGDIELKDVYFIYPARPEVQIFAGFSLFVPSGTTAALVGQSGSGKSTDISLLERLYDPEAEEVLIDGIDLKKLQLRWMRKKIGLVSQEPILFATSIKENLAYGKENASKQE, encoded by the exons ATGGTCATCACTGTTATAATGGCTATCATGACTGGAGGAAT GTCATTGGGTCAAACATTTCCTAGTGTGAATGCTTTTGCAACGGGACAGGCTGCTGCATACAAGATGTTCGAAACAATGAAGTGCAAACCAAGCATCGATGCATATGACACCAGAGGGATAACATTGGAAAACACTCAGGGTGATATTGAACTGAaagatgtttattttatatacccTGCTAGACCAGAAGTGCAGATTTTTGCAGGGTTCTCATTGTTTGTTCCAAGTGGTACAACAGCAGCTTTAGTTGGGCAAAGTGGAAGTGGGAAATCAACAGACATCAGCCTTCTGGAGAGACTCTATGATCCTGAAGCTGAGGAAGTACTTATAGACggtattgatttaaagaagTTGCAGCTCAGATGGATGAGGAAGAAGATTGGTTTAGTTAGTCAGGAACCTATTCTTTTTGCAACAAGTATAAAGGAGAACTTAGCATATGGGAAAGAAAATGCAAGTAAACAAGAGTAG